The following are encoded together in the Culex pipiens pallens isolate TS chromosome 1, TS_CPP_V2, whole genome shotgun sequence genome:
- the LOC120427255 gene encoding oocyte zinc finger protein XlCOF6 — MSKKKSEKFRLSVTKHGEEDVEMEFIPQAGDGDGGALEGETMAEQNSEPHLVETDDGRLIINMTPGLTCTVCQKAFATANGLARHKKDVCDAQSGPPEEDVLDLERKAATRAKPGEEFFKYCDPNPENPCYCCGEDISTAHTGHIRCKLCPKSFKAYEYMERHLASVHAEDDTFACPQCNSKCSSAKVLNEHLLTHSEGKPFSCLRCSKDFTRKYHLERHLNHSNCGDNPKHMQPCEVCGKEFARLDNLREHLRFHMGQANRKRDYQCPYCPKSFYGSSLLNIHIRTHTGEKPFPCDLCTKSFPSTGALRKHRRSHTGERPYRCDQCSATFAARETLNRHRKTHTGEKPHECTICHKGFIQASQLRSHMFNHTGEGGFDCEQCGATFSRRTRLTEHVKFVHKQEQMLPCPTCGKEFVRKEDLQRHQDTHADIKNFECSECSKRFVSRAALNTHLKVHIVEEPAKCTICNKEFLRKDCLTRHMRSKHRDEYYMKEEAEDTKPEQITPDDGSASPVEVEEDPHVLEIDGEVYQITPLEEVHIVRINSSDERDPGAATVKTEEGRKTKVLEVVNIVPSPTKQVKPKVVAVKPAKKKEPAEKKPKRIKTNEFVLPLPPPVREKIVPAMVELPAGTLVVAKEPKEPKERKKRKPNAESDGGDIRKTKIKKEKQDDSVPIFLSDASLKQKISELLCLLIDEEMLEEFGWPKAPVEDVLSNVIVRCGHKPARDEEDMGGDVTTRMRENTKILFALTMDDDNIKTLLNNHTVDEVIMNVLKTK, encoded by the exons atgtccaaaaagaAGTCGGAAAAGTTTCGCCTCAGCGTGACCAAACATGGCGAGGAGGACGTCGAGATGGAGTTCATCCCCCAAGCTGGCGACGGAGACGGCGGAGCGCTTGAGGGCGAAACGATGGCCGAGCAAAACTCCGAACCCCACCTGGTGGAGACCGACGACGGGCGGTTGATCATCAACATGACGCCGGGCCTCACGTGCACCGTGTGCCAGAAGGCCTTCGCCACGGCCAACGGCTTGGCTCGGCACAAGAAGGATGTCTGCGACGCGCAATCCGGTCCACCCGAAGAGGACGTCCTGGATTTGGAGCGCAAAGCGGCGACCCGGGCCAAGCCTGGCGAGGAGTTCTTCAAGTACTGCGATCCGAACCCGGAGAATCCGTGCTACTGCTGCGGCGAGGACATTTCCACCGCCCACACTGGCCATATCCGGTGCAAGCTGTGCCCAAAGTCGTTCAAGGCGTACGAGTACATGGAGCGCCATCTGGCGTCGGTTCACGCCGAGGACGACACGTTCGCGTGTCCGCAGTGCAACTCCAAGTGCTCGTCGGCCAAGGTCCTGAACGAACATCTGCTGACCCATAGCGAGGGCAAGCCGTTCTCCTGCTTGCGCTGCAGCAAGGACTTTACCCGGAAGTACCACTTGGAGCGCCACTTGAACCATTCAAACTGCGGCGACAACCCGAAACATATGCAACCGTGCGAGGTGTGCGGCAAAGAGTTCGCCCGGCTGGACAATCTGAGGGAGCATTTGCGGTTCCACATGGGCCAGGCCAACCGGAAGCGCGACTACCAGTGTCCGTACTGTCCCAAGTCGTTCTACGGGTCGTCGCTGCTGAA CATTCACATCCGTACTCACACCGGGGAGAAGCCGTTTCCGTGTGATTTGTGCACGAAGTCGTTCCCGTCAACGGGGGCGTTGAGGAAACACCGCAGAAGCCACACCGGCGAGCGTCCCTATCGTTGCGATCAG TGCTCGGCCACCTTTGCGGCTCGGGAAACGCTCAACAGACATCGCAAAACTCACACTG GCGAAAAGCCCCACGAGTGCACAATCTGCCACAAGGGCTTCATCCAGGCTTCCCAGCTGCGCTCGCACATGTTCAACCACACGGGCGAGGGCGGCTTCGACTGCGAACAGTGCGGGGCAACGTTCAGCCGGCGAACGCGCCTAACCGAACATGTCAAGTTCGTGCACAAGCAGGAGCAGATGTTGCCCTGCCCCACCTGCGGGAAGGAGTTTGTGCGCAAGGAGGACCTGCAGCGCCACCAGGACACGCACGCCGATATTAAGA ACTTTGAATGCTCCGAGTGCAGCAAGCGGTTCGTGTCCCGGGCGGCGCTCAACACGCATCTTAAGGTGCACATCGTCGAGGAGCCGGCAAAGTGTACGATTTGCAACAAAGAGTTTTTGCGGAAGGACTGTCTGACTCGGCACATGAGAAGCAAGCATCG CGACGAGTACTACATGAAGGAAGaagctgaagacaccaaaccggaACAAATAACTCCAGACGACGGTTCGGCGTCGCCGGTCGAGGTCGAAGAGGATCCGCACGTGCTCGAGATCGACGGCGAGGTGTACCAAATTACCCCACTGGAGGAGGTTCACATCGTTCGTATCAACTCGAGCGACGAACGCGATCCCGGAGCAGCCACAGTCAAAACCGAGGAAGGTAGAAAGACCAAAGTGCTCGAGGTGGTCAACATTGTTCCGTCGCCGACCAAGCAGGTCAAACCGAAGGTTGTGGCGGTGAAGCCGGCTAAGAAGAAGGAACCTGCGGAGAAGAAGCCCAAAAGAATTAAAACCAACGAGTTTGTCCTTCCTCTTCCTCCTCCGGTTAGGGAGAAGATCGTCCCGGCCATGGTGGAACTGCCGGCGGGAACCCTCGTCGTCGCCAAAGAGCCAAAGGAACCGAAAGAGCGCAAGAAGCGCAAGCCGAACGCCGAATCCGACGGCGGCGACATCCGCAAGACCAAAATCAAAAAGGAAAAGCAAGACGATTCCGTCCCCATCTTCCTGAGCGACGCTTCACTAAAACAGAAAATCTCCGAGCTGCTCTGTCTCCTCATCGACGAGGAAATGCTCGAGGAGTTCGGATGGCCCAAGGCCCCCGTCGAGGACGTCCTGAGCAACGTGATCGTCCGCTGTGGCCACAAGCCGGCCCGAGACGAGGAGGATATGGGCGGCGATGTGACCACCCGGATGCGGGAAAACACCAAGATTCTGTTCGCGCTGACGATGGACGACGACAACATCAAGACGCTGCTCAACAATCACACCGTCGACGAGGTCATCATGAACGTGCTGAAGACCAAGTAA
- the LOC120427256 gene encoding transcriptional adapter 2B isoform X2 gives MDSGILSIYRGKGGWSAREELHLLDAIEQYGFGNWEDISKHIETRTAEEAKDEYVTRFLQGTVGRHTWAPAIDQRPQLTDHTSDDTGPLSQLLIQKLPPMDCSNEEATALGYMPNRDDFEREYDPTAEQLVSTLSLSPDDEDVDMLLKLAQVDIYTRRLRERARRKRVVRDYQLVANFFRGNAKRARMSRDQREFRERLRTFSQFYTSMEFERLINSLERERGLRIRLSELNRYRWNGLQRMDECVHFEQHAAAAQHRNTGPYGHGRTLACIIGPNGQSMPGCIRQILTGQPKQRRLMRDKQGILGVVQLADSKKKRKRRPKLKFHRPKAHAPHRRPGLLRRLIQQQKLLG, from the exons ATGGACTCGGGCATTCTGTCCATTTACCGCGGCAAGGGAGGCTGGTCCGCGCGGGAGGAACTGCACCTGCTGGATGCCATCGAGCAGTACGGCTTCGGCAACTGGGAGGACATAAGCAAACACATCGAAACGCGCACCGCTGAGGAAGCGAAAGATGAGTACGTCACACGGTTCCTGCAGGGAACGGTCGGACGGCACACCTGGGCCCCGGCCATCGACCAGCGGCCCCAGCTGACCGATCACACCTCGGACGACACCGGACCGCTCAGTCAGCTGTTGATCCAGAAGCTCCCGCCAATGGATTGCTCCAACGAGGAAGCGACCGCCCTCGGGTACATGCCCAATCGGGACGACTTTGAGCGCGAGTACGACCCGACGGCGGAACAGCTGGTGTCCACGCTGTCGCTCTCTCCGGACGACGAGGACGTCGACATGCTCCTAAAGCTCGCCCAAGTAGACATTTATACGCGCCGGCTGCGCGAGCGTGCCCGGCGGAAGCGCGTCGTCCGAGACTACCAGCTGGTGGCCAACTTTTTCCGCGGAAACGCCAAACGGGCTCGCATGAGTCGCGATCAGCGCGAGTTCCGCGAGCGGTTGCGGACGTTCTCGCAGTTTTACACGTCGATGGAGTTTGAGCGGCTGATCAACTCGCTGGAGCGCGAGCGTGGACTGCGCATTCGCCTTTCCGAGCTGAACCGGTACCGCTGGAACGGACTGCAGCGGATGGACGAGTGCGTGCACTTTGAGCAGCATGCGGCCGCCGCTCAGCACAGGAACACGGGCCCGTACGGGCATGGCAGGACG CTTGCATGTATAATTGGTCCCAACGGTCAATCGATGCCGGGCTgtataagacaaattttaacagGACAACCGAAGCAAAGGCGGCTCATGCGAGACAAGCAAGGGATCCTCGGCGTTGTCCAGCTCGCAGATAGCAAGAAGAAG cgAAAGCGACGCCCGAAGCTCAAGTTCCACCGGCCAAAGGCACACGCACCCCACCGACGACCGGGTCTCCTTCGACGGCTCATTCAGCAGCAGAAACTTCTCGGATAG
- the LOC120427256 gene encoding transcriptional adapter 2B isoform X1 translates to MDSGILSIYRGKGGWSAREELHLLDAIEQYGFGNWEDISKHIETRTAEEAKDEYVTRFLQGTVGRHTWAPAIDQRPQLTDHTSDDTGPLSQLLIQKLPPMDCSNEEATALGYMPNRDDFEREYDPTAEQLVSTLSLSPDDEDVDMLLKLAQVDIYTRRLRERARRKRVVRDYQLVANFFRGNAKRARMSRDQREFRERLRTFSQFYTSMEFERLINSLERERGLRIRLSELNRYRWNGLQRMDECVHFEQHAAAAQHRNTGPYGHGRTDNRSKGGSCETSKGSSALSSSQIARRSESDARSSSSTGQRHTHPTDDRVSFDGSFSSRNFSDSSRGTDAARHPPNHNHQQHSQSHPDHHQLQQQQQPGGQLLTSNELQLCSSLNLPVTRYLSLKTVLLGRPSLDHGISSVAETMVKKYLIRSGWLQTSPQN, encoded by the exons ATGGACTCGGGCATTCTGTCCATTTACCGCGGCAAGGGAGGCTGGTCCGCGCGGGAGGAACTGCACCTGCTGGATGCCATCGAGCAGTACGGCTTCGGCAACTGGGAGGACATAAGCAAACACATCGAAACGCGCACCGCTGAGGAAGCGAAAGATGAGTACGTCACACGGTTCCTGCAGGGAACGGTCGGACGGCACACCTGGGCCCCGGCCATCGACCAGCGGCCCCAGCTGACCGATCACACCTCGGACGACACCGGACCGCTCAGTCAGCTGTTGATCCAGAAGCTCCCGCCAATGGATTGCTCCAACGAGGAAGCGACCGCCCTCGGGTACATGCCCAATCGGGACGACTTTGAGCGCGAGTACGACCCGACGGCGGAACAGCTGGTGTCCACGCTGTCGCTCTCTCCGGACGACGAGGACGTCGACATGCTCCTAAAGCTCGCCCAAGTAGACATTTATACGCGCCGGCTGCGCGAGCGTGCCCGGCGGAAGCGCGTCGTCCGAGACTACCAGCTGGTGGCCAACTTTTTCCGCGGAAACGCCAAACGGGCTCGCATGAGTCGCGATCAGCGCGAGTTCCGCGAGCGGTTGCGGACGTTCTCGCAGTTTTACACGTCGATGGAGTTTGAGCGGCTGATCAACTCGCTGGAGCGCGAGCGTGGACTGCGCATTCGCCTTTCCGAGCTGAACCGGTACCGCTGGAACGGACTGCAGCGGATGGACGAGTGCGTGCACTTTGAGCAGCATGCGGCCGCCGCTCAGCACAGGAACACGGGCCCGTACGGGCATGGCAGGACG GACAACCGAAGCAAAGGCGGCTCATGCGAGACAAGCAAGGGATCCTCGGCGTTGTCCAGCTCGCAGATAGCAAGAAGAAG cgAAAGCGACGCCCGAAGCTCAAGTTCCACCGGCCAAAGGCACACGCACCCCACCGACGACCGGGTCTCCTTCGACGGCTCATTCAGCAGCAGAAACTTCTCGGATAGCTCACGGGGAACGGATGCCGCGAGGCATCCACCGAACCACAACCATCAGCAGCACAGCCAGTCGCATCCGGATCATCATCAgctgcagcaacaacagcagcccGGCGGACAGCTGCTCACGTCAAACGAGCTTCAGCTGTGCAGCTCCCTTAATCTGCCCGTGACGCGCTATCTCAGCCTGAAGACGGTGCTGCTGGGGCGACCGTCGCTCGACCACGGCATCAGTTCCGTGGCTGAGACGATGGTCAAAAAGTATCTGATCCGGTCGGGCTGGCTGCAGACGAGTCCGCAAAATTAA
- the LOC120427260 gene encoding vesicle transport through interaction with t-SNAREs homolog 1B-like — protein MGDFNWDDHNRQQVLQGRQILERTSASLARSNQIAIETEQTGHEVISELEVQRESLLRSQRRLESANDGLSKSSSILRAMHRNVLYNKMILIMIIVMEVIILIGMIYLKFLR, from the exons ATGGGCGATTTCAACTGGGACGACCACAACCGGCAACAGGTTCTGCAGGGCCGCCAAATCCTGGAGCGAACATCGGCCAGTTTGGCCCGCTCGAACCAGATCGCAATCGAAACCGAACAGACTGGCCATGAA GTCATAAGCGAGCTGGAAGTCCAGCGGGAATCGCTGCTGCGGAGCCAGCGGAGGTTGGAAAGTGCCAACGACGGACTGTCCAAGTCGAGCTCGATTCTGAGGGCGATGCACCGGAACGTGCTGTACAATAAGATGATTCTGATAATGATTATTGTGATGGAGGTTATTATTCTGATTGGCATGATCTATCTCAAGTTTTTGCGCTAG